In the Hermetia illucens chromosome 1, iHerIll2.2.curated.20191125, whole genome shotgun sequence genome, GCTCAGACCCaattatatttaaatatttgcgATTTAGACGCCGATTTTGCAGTAAATGATTCAAGTTTTAGGGCACAAATCGATTTCTAACAAAACTGTCAATGAATAAAAGAGAAAGGAGTTTATTGAGCAGAAAAAAATACATATCCTTATAAAGTCACTACCAATTTGCCTTCTCAACCGTATATAAATTAAATACAGTGTCGATTGGCCATAATCTTCCCAGTAAAACGGAAGGGAAACGCttgataaatttattttcttactGGAGGAAACCGTCAATCCAAGCACATTTTTTTGTCAATGCcattttcaatattaataaGGAAACTAAATCTATATAAGTAGCATATGCACTCACATTCAAAAAGAAATACACGGCGAGCAAAAGTagaaatagataaaataatacTGATTGACAAATGAAATAGATAATTCGCTTTAATAGACATGCAGGGAAGTAAGCTACACAAATGCAATTGAATAGCCCCATATTTAGGGATATATCGATCACCAGAATAAATGGTGTCTACTTCAGCTTCAAATGCATGCAATTCGCTTCTAAACAATTCAATTATGAATGATGTATGACACTTGCAAACCTCAATTGATTATAAAAAGTTCTTTGTATGTCCAGCGCATACCTAaatctgaaaattttcaaactcaaGGGCCGCTACATCATCTTTCCCACGCTAAGGTTAAGATATGTCCTCGATTACATCTAGGATAAAACTCATGCACATCATGCTTCCATCAATAGTAAAAAGTAATACCCCCaattatttgtatatatttCATAAGGAATCATGTTAGTAATGACCTGAGCAGAATTTGTTTAGCTTATCCACTTCCATGGTTCAGTTTCTGGACTAGTAATTGGTGTGGGGAACTAAAGCAATGTCGTGATATATTTTTAAGAAACGAAATAGAGAAGAAAGAAACAAGATTTTTAAGAATCATATTATTATGATAGCCAACAAATAAGTGACGCTGTTAGTACAAATATGAATACTTATCTTTCAAAACAATTGTTAATGTGATAAACGAAAAGAGAGGAAAGCATTGTGATTGATTTCttattaatttgaataaatcaaCTATTTATCAATGTATTTACAAATTGCTTATTACTGTCTGATATTCTACGTTTGTTAAAGCGTTTGTTCAGAAAGCGCGCTTCAGATTGTTCACCAAATCAAAATGTACTGTGTGGTATTATATTGAACCAGTGAACAGAAAGAAACATTAAACTTTTATTCTGTTGAGTCAAGGTGCGGCGCGGGAGAGAAGTACTTACCTCGGCTTTTAAGTCTTCAATTCGGTCTTGTAAGTCACGAACCCTATCCGATTCATCCATATTGGAGCGGAGCTCACCTTCGGCTAACATTTCGGAATTCTGCAAAAAAATACGATAAGTGTTTAATTCCAATTATTCAAATAATTAACCAGTTTTTCTACTTTAATGGTActcatttaatttcatttcgaaGTTAGAAACCAAGAAATACAAAATTACTAAAATAAAGCCAATAGAAATTCCATTTCCACTGCAGTACGCGATTCGATACTACTGGTGGATGTGCATACAATTGCCGAATACATATGGAGAGAATATTGCAAGCATGCATCCATTAAGAAATTTTCTTTCGACCATTTCCATGTAAATCGGGCGAGATATCTTCAAGCTTTGATGCACGAAGTACTCGACCCTTAATCGAAGACATGCCCCGATTTAAGCAGGAAAGAATACTTTATATAGGTTCCACTGGTTCATCAAGTTAGGACTATGTTTTTTTAATGAAGGTTCGTGTGTGAAACGCTTGAAACTCTCTAAATCAAACTATCTCTTCTAGCAACCTGTTAAGTAACCATAGAGCCACTTGCACTTGACTATATagcccccccctccccctcacTCTCTCCTTCAAAGTAGATGCAATCAGTTGCAATCCTAAATAggtaaaaattaagaaaataagaTAGATATAGCTCAGCTAAATAGTTGATTTGCCTCTCAATTAATTCTCCTAGGATCGCTGTGATATgatgaaaatatgacccccattTTCGCGCTATGTAGTTTCTGTATTTCTGTCGACCCCATTAATCATTTTCATTAACACCGTCAGCCACACACATAAGTTATCCAAAAATTTCAGAACATCTGACTAACTGACCAGCGTGTGGGGTGTGTAGGAGAAAATGGAGCTGTAAGAACTTTTCACTGACCTCCGACTCGACCTTCCAACTTCTCCTTACGTGCGGGAGAGCGCTTTGAGGATGTCCAAGCTGTTCCTAAATTCGCTTTAGCTAAGACGTCTGCCCGAAGACATTCGGAAGATTTGAACTTGTGGGGGATTACGGACCTCTCCCAAAGCGCTCGTTGCGACGTACGTAGCAGCTATTGAGTCACACTCTCCTTTCGAAGTTGAAAAAATCTAACACCATCCCAGGTTAATGTTCGTTGTCAAAGGATAATTGACCTTCAAACGACGGGTTCAGTTTTTTTACCATGCACAGTTCGGAAAGCGTGCCCGCAAGTGTAGATTGCCTTGCGGGTGTGAGTACTGCAGACAAAGGAATCGAAAAATTAATGCCGACACTGTTACCCACCTTGGCAACGACGATGCCGATATTTTCGTGATTCCATGCATGATTACGCAGCAAATAGCTCGAAAATCAACACATTCTGGCAACAGTTACTGTCAGTAAATTTAGGTTTACAGCGAAATCTACTTTGGAAATTTTGTGTGATCAACATATCCCGGCATATTATCGATGCCAATTTTTCGCTATTATTTCGGTTTACTGATTGGCATTCGTACTAAACGCGTCAATTATTCCGCCAGCCATTGAATCATCCAAAGCATTACGGGTGGCTTGTAGAAGGCTAATAGTCGCCACGGTCATTGAGGAAACGACCTAATATAAGTTGCTCCCAGCATTAAACTGCTTGAGTCCTAAGGATACATATTGTAAGAATCAGCCCATCGATCGCCGAAAGAGCTCGTCGACTTACCTCCGAAAAATTAGCTTGCGGCGAAGTTAGAGCTCGATTACCTGCTAAAGATAACTCATTGCTAAACCCAAGCACATTGAGGACGTTCTCGTAAGGCTAGCCAGAAAACGGATCTTCAGCAAGATCGAGAGCTTCACACAAAATGTCGAATGCCGAGAGTGACATACCCAAACAGTTGTTCAGTTTCTACGAGTTTTTAGTGATGACTTTCGAGTTACGAAACGCCGCTCAGTCCTTCCAGTGATTTATGGACGACGTATTAGGAAGACTCGATTTTTGCGTTTCGTATATCGATGATATTTTGATTTCGTCAGGAATTCTGGAACAGCATGAGCAGCACTTAGGCATACTGTTTGGACGACTTAACAGCCGTGGTCCCGTGATTGATGTCGCGAAGTGTATTTTAGGTGTTAACGATGTGGAGTTTAAGGAGTAACAAGGACAAAGTTGCACGACTGGCGTCCAGAGCTGGCCAGTTACGATCAAGGAGTACTGAAGGTTCCCCATAGCACTGAACTACTACTACCGTCATTTCATCCAAAATGTTGCGAATCTGCATGCCCCACTCAATGATATATTTTGCAGGCAATCGAAAAATGACAACCCAACGAACATTCGGCCTGACTCCACCATCCAACCATTCGACGAGTATCACGAAAGCATGGCTATTAGCCCACTATGAGCCATACAGACCTTTGGTCCTGGTTACTGATGTGTCGGACGTGGCAGTTGGAGTTGAAGCAGGGTGACCGCTAGTTGCCGCTCGCCTATTTTCAACGAAAAATGTCGAAATCCGAACAAAATTACAGTACAAACGACCGCGAGTGCCTCGTTATATGCAGGAACATCCAGCATTTCTAGTGCTCACTTGGAAGGAACCCGATTTGTGATCAAAACGGATCACAAATCGTTGGGTTTTGCGCCCTCCTAatattaaaaactttttttgGATGTGTCAAAACGAGACATGGCCTGCTTCACACGATTACTGGCCGGCCGCGCGCTCTCGGGGCACCTGGTATCGCTTCGCCACAAAGCTTTCAAGTAACACTTTCCATGACCTTTTCCCGAACattaacacagaaagaacattaacgCGAGACAGCTTCAATTTgacgttggtgttgagatatctGCATTTCCTATATGTTGAACAAAACGATGAAGCGCTAGCGCTGTTAAAGCGTCGTGTGATATCAACTCCAATGTCGCCGTCTgcagaaacaacgctacctAGATAGACGAATTGATCAACAACCTCGTGGCTTTGCCCATTACGGCAGATAGAAAAAATGCGTCGATGACCAATCAAACGAAGATCTTTGGTTGTGTTTGTTTTTATCTCCACTCCAATATGCTTGCTTCCTTATCCAAATCCAGATTCATTTGGCCAAGGCCCAAAACTCGGTGAGGCCTTGAACTTAGTCGAGTTTGACAATCGAAaccctccacatcctccggacacAGGCAACATGGAGAACGTtaccgaaaacaaaaaaaaatagttttggcGACGAAAGATAACCCTGGCACTTTGGactcctctgaaattttacctcgatgggGCACATGAAATTTAGTGCCGTCTTATGTcggtctgataatagctattagtttctccggaacgcCTTCCTTACATAGAACCCTCCAgatactccccccccccccccctgtccATCCTTCTCGACAAAGAACAGCGAAAAtagagatctaaactccgcacactgttccaatatgatcTGCACGGTACGAGTGTAATCAATACAAGAGAATTCAAAGCAAAAACCACCTTGCTTTGCTGATCATATGGGCCTCGAAATACCAATGAAGGATGGGAACCCCAAGAAGGCCATGCCGTCATCAGAGACTAGGTAGGATTTTCCGGTGTGGATGTGATCATCGTTGATTTGACATCCCCCGTTCGCTACTAGTTCCAAGCCTTCCTCCAGGTATATAACGACTCCTGGTTTCTCTCAAAGTTTCCGTTTAGGCCCAAATGCCTGCTGAGTCTATGAGAAAGACCTGCGAGCTCGTAATAGTTGCCGAGGAAGGGCCAAATATCCAACTGACCAGACTGATCACTCCAAACTCGCGAGCCTGACTATCAAAGAAGCATGCAAGCGCGAATCGCCAGAACATTTAAGTTGACCTAGACGTGGTTACTGGCAGACCTAGACGGTCAATATTCACCAATCTCCTCTTTTTTTTACTCAGTGCATGGACTTGCACGCGTCCTCCTGTCCTGGAAACTCGTGTCAGACAGAGTGCTAATTGTAAGACTTCGATCCAAGATGAAGAAAAAGGATTTCTATGAACAACTCAACACAGTCTAGGAGTGACAATTCTGTCTGCCAAGGTGCGCTCTATTCGAacttgtgatggggaaacacaatcTTGGGAACCGTAATAATAATGGTAAAAGATTTACTACAGCTTCCCCCACTTTGACCTTGGTAGCACATTTTCCGAACGCAGAGGCTGCCAAAAGATCAATTAGGTCTCAACTGATCGGCAGCGAATATTTAATTATGTCGACCAAattacgatcagcagtagatttaggcgtTGTTTTCTGATTGTGCGAAgcaagagaggtgctgacatcgctCTCGATTGTTTCCGCACCTCCTCACGAAGGTGGGGAGCGGATCCAGGACCGTAGCGAACTGAAAGCTCCTATTGGCACTGCGAGTGGGGGCGAACGGGATGCACTTGTACTCCAGTACCGGATTGCGTAATCTTTATGGCCTGAAAAAATCTCGAACGATGATCCCATTCGACATACAGGCCAGTTACCAGTAGATGTGCTAATTAAAGGGCTGAAGTGACAGGGAATAGttcacactttaagaaagggcGATAAATGCATTACTGATTATACCATGTAATGGAACCCACTTTCTCAGTGGCCGTCGAGTGGGGCGCGTTAGAATCACATGATGCAACACAGTATATTAGTGTAAACTTCTCAGGAAAACCGTGCTTTTCGAAGAGACGAGAATGATAACGCATGGGCATGGTGGACACGCCATGCTCCATTTAGGAGATATTGGCTACCATAGTCCCCACACAATGGAAGCTCCAAAAGCTAATTGTCATTACGAAGTCAGGTCAAATATTGAGCGATCCTTtctcatatagaccgatatgtctaATCAATACTATTGGGAAATAATTTGAGCAAGTTATATATAATAGGTTGCTTCGGGTCGGAAAAGGGAGGAGACCTTTCTGATAAGCAACTCGGATTCCGTAAGCTAAGATCAATTGCCAATCATACTGCGATTTAGACGATGATCTGCAAGTATTTCGGAAATTTGCAGCACGTTGCAAGGTTCTGTTCTAGGTCTGTTGATAAATATGTAAGACGGAGTATTGATGATACTGGGATAGTAATTGTAGCAAAACATCCCGACAAGATCGGGATTTAGCAAACGAAGTGATCTATAACATCGATTCCGGTTGAAAAATGCTGACCTATACTCGTTAAATGCTTGGTCGACAAAAAAGGTTACTTCAAGATACGTCTAGTGTATAGCAGCTAAAGTGACTTTTACTTGCGAACGTGGATCAGATTAAAATACGGCGAAGTTAACTACGAAACGACACCGTTCTTGTGAAAGCATAATGTTTCGCGCATACCTGCCTCGTTGGTCACGAAGGTTCATGCCCGAAATGCGTTAACGTGTTTAAAAATGTGGAGCACGCTACATTTTATTACCTGAGAGTTACTGCTCACCGAACAGAATTGGAGGTCGTTGCAAAAAGACGCTTAacacttgaaaatattttagagTTTATGTTGGAGACAAAGAAGGTTTGGAAccaaatggaaaaaatgttgcaaaCTAATCATGAACAAGACCAGAAGAGTTCAGGCGAAAACAAGAAAGGGGTAAAACCACAATGGGCCACCGTTAAGAACTAATCCAGTGCCGCGTCGCAATATCTTGCAATAGCCCACATAGAGAATACgaaaaggaggtggttttgATTGGTAAGGATCCCGTATAATTCacacccttaaactcaacattgatctggccattcctcttGTTCAAACATATATGTATTCTCAATTTTTGGCAACTTAAAAACTGACAAAATATCGACTTACCTTCGTTTCGAGTCGAGAAATTTCCTGTTTCAGTTCAGCCACAGTCTGACTCTGCTCAGTAAATTTAATCTTGACATTCATCAATTCATCCTTCATTCGCGACTCAAGGTCGGAGTACCtgttagaaaatattgaaaaaaaaaacacacaacgtaaataatgtaaaatatgTTTCAATTATCTCAATACACACCTGTGCTGTTGTTCTCTCGCCTTATTCGCCAATTCCTTTTCACGCAGTGATGATGCCTCTATCTCTTCCTTAAGTCTCTTATTCTCCTCGTCTTGACGACGGAGTTGGTTAGTTGAAACTTGTACTTGAGTTTCCAATTCCATTACCTAAATAATCCAGTAAAAACATTTGTCAATAGCCCATCGATTGAAGACTATAAACCTCACCTTCAATCGCAATTCTTTAAGTTCAGTCAATGTTTCCATTTCACGAATTCGTGTTGTCATTAATTCCTCTTCAAGTTTTTGAGTTTCATTTGATTTTGAAGTATCCCAGAATAATAATTTCTTAGGAGTTGAATCCGATGCTTGAGCATTATCTTGTTTTTGCTCTTGTAATTGTCGCTGCCATTGTGTACTCAATTCTTGTACGCGTTGTTTTAAGTCCTTCAATGAAAGACTAGCCTCTGCTTCTCTTAACTTACTAGCAATCAATTCATCTTGCAAATGTGCTACTGAGTTGTCTGGTGTCGTTTCACGTAGTGTTTTcttatcctcttcaagttcctcAACTTTTGCCTTTAGATTTCGTATTGTATCTTCGCTTTCAGCTAAACTTTGACGCACTTTTACCAGTTCTTCTAGTAGACATGATACCATCTCGTCACGTTCTTTTAACGCTTCCTCTTTCATGCAGAGTTCATCAATGGAACTTTGTCGAGAATTATTCTATGGGAAATAGAAAAGTGTTGATATGTTCAGTTGAAAAACCAATGGTGAAGGTTTTGACGAAAAACATGAGAAATAAAGCAAATATCAAATCAAATCTACAAAAAAACAATCGttcaattattttcaatatttgagATGTGAAGATAAATTTCAAGAATGAGAAACCAATTGATGAGTACTAGCTGCCAATAAAAACGCAAAAAGTGCTTCCATCTCATAAAAAACAAATTCTCATGCCTCCAGACTTGCAAAAACTAtaccaatttctagaaaaaaagATCCCTTCCAGAAATTTGAATTCAGATTCGAAAAATGAGAAATCACGGTCTGGGCAAAAAAGGAAACATCTCAAATACTTGTCAATAAACTAATAGAAACCTCCCATAAATCATCACGATGATTCATGGAgaacaattatgaaaaaaaaacaaatcaccCCAAAATATAcctttttgatatttggaaCACTTACTACGTCCAAGGAAATATCCTGATTAGCGTGTAATACAAAATTAAGATCATCGAAAAGATGAATTTATCAATACAACTCACATTTTCCTGTAGCCTCAAGCTGAGGGCCCGAACTTCTTCATTAGCGTTTTCTAATTGATGAGAAACTTCTAAATAGGAACGACGCAACTGAAGCAGTTCCGACTGAATTGCATAGCTATTAGCGGGAAAGTAAATGATTAACTTTCAATCTGACGAATGAGCATTAACAAAGTAAACTTACCTAGTTTCTTCCTCCTCCGCACGAGAGACCTGCCCTCGTACAAGTCTGTCAGCCAATTCCGCGCTTTCCGCTTCCAGCAGTTCATTCCGCTTTTTCAACAAACGATTTTCACTGCGCAACCGACGTAACTCAACCATTTCTTCCTGTTCTTTTTTCCTCAAATCAGCATattccttttccatttttttcatttttttagtgTTGATTTTCATGGAAAAAGCTAAATTGAAAAATCCTTCAATATCGTTTTCCACACGTTGTGGAAGTTCTTTTTGGAAGAACTGAAAGAGGTTGGTTTTAATGTACTAGTAAAACGGTTTGTATTTAGATGAATTCCAACCTTCAGCATCGCTTCCATGTCCAGCGAAAGTAGGGACTCTTTCCCTATTGTCAACAAGGCTAATGCAACCTTGAAAATGAACTCCATGCCCTCACTGAGGAAAATGTCCATTATACGGCAGCTAAGCTGAAGATTCAACGTTGTGGTGTAGAGAGTAAGAAACCAGCTTGATGCATACATTGACgtttgaaaactctgaaaaaatgttaaattttctGCAGTCAAAAGCTGTATTCGATTATAGGCAATGGTGACTAAAAAACTGGTTAATACACAAAAATCTGATTATCAAACTTAAAAGTTAGTTCCGTAACTACAGAATTCACTCCCCAAGTCTCACCTGCAATTGAAAGTGCATATGCAAATCAGGGATCTGCTCCTGCACTAAGTTTTCCAACTGATACATGCAAAGGCCCAGTTCAGCCATCGATGGCTTAAACATATCACGCATCCGATGTTGTTGCATTATTTGCACTAGAACTGCAAAAGCCTCTTCTTCAGGCATCTGTTCAAAATTCATACAAAAATTAAGAAACTCGAATCCAATTATGACCCCTTAATCACTCTCACCTGCATCAAAAGAAGACCGACAATAAATCCGGATCCTTGACAATATCCAACTTCCCGATCATGCAAAGAATACGCTTTCATCACATTAAAGAGAGCCTCTTGACCTAATCCATCTTTCTCTTTGAAGAAATCATGCTCGGGATATGTACGGGCAATATCACGACGAATAACTTTCTCACATGCTGACGTTGCTTTTATATATTCTGCATATTGTTTTTTATCGATATCAGAAGCACCACACAGTAATTGCCAAACAATTGGTCTGTGATTGTAAGATAACGAAAtaatcaatttttcttgttgatATAAACAAATAAGATAAGCGATAACGACCGATCCATAGACAACTCACCTAAAATGATGTGGAATACCACGTCTCACGAGATCTCGCACCattgatgatttcttctttATGTTGCCCTCCCAGTCATTCAGAATAGTTGCCCATGTGCCCCAAATATCTTCTTCGCAGATAGAGTTACCTAAATGTTATAAACAAATAACAGGAACATGGACATGTGTTTACATTCCTGCCAGATAGgaaacattcaaaatatttacctgAATTTATACTAATTTGACTTGTATCCGAATTTTTTCGACTATGTGTCGACTGAAGTGAGTTCAAACTTTTCGCATCGCTTTCAATCAGTTTATTAGCCGCTTCAAGTTTCGCGAGGAGGTCTAATTCGGATGTTGGTAAAGTTTCAGCACAATTGGCCTCCATTGTCTTAACTGCATTGGTATCCGACTCAGAAACAGTTAAAGTCATTTTCTTAAGAGTCTATTGCCTGGAAAACAATCAAAATAGAAGATTTCGAATAACACAACGAGTTGAGAGTATGGAAAACTTACTTATAATTGTCTAGTTTCAGCATTCTATGTACTTCGCACGTTTCTGCAAAACAGAATAATATTCATCATTATTTTAGGGCTAACAAAATAAATACACTTTTATTATCAATAATAAAGATTTCAGATTCATACACTCATTCACACGTGAGAAAACACTATCACCGAATTATGCACTCCGCTGTATGACGAGACAATGTCTCTATTCAATGAATCACCCACTTTTTCCCCAGTCTTTGATAAGAGAAACAACACTCTAATATTGTACAGATGAAGATCTCTAAAAGAGAATGAAGTTAATTTGTATTAGAAAAATGTGCACTTGTTTCAATAAACTCaatgaataaatatttccaACTGATCATCTCGCGGTCACGGGGATAATAACATAATTAACTATCGGAGAGCCTATGCGCAAATAAACCCCAGGTGTTGAGGTAGGACTTGTTAGGCCCGCGATTGCCTTCAAGCGAGCAACGCTTCTGTTGCAAGATAACACAGTATTTAAGTAATATTAGATACCTAATTACAACGCAATTATTTTGATCGATTTCAGACATATAGGCCAGAACTGCTCAGAATTTAGTGTAGAATTAAAGCTGACGTTGTGCGCTAGATGCTCCATTTAGGTAGCGCATTTTAGAAAAAGCCCTAGCTATAAGTGTCAAGTGAAACGGAATAAAGATTGGCAATAGCCGTGTTATGCACCAAATGCAAAAAGAAATTAAGGCATTCGAGCAATGGGTCAATATTAACCGAATAAAGCTCCGTCAAGATGGCGCTCTGATCGGGTGGCCTAAATGCCAAAAATTGTCACAACACTTGGGTCATGCATTTCAAATTGTGACGACGAATATcgcaaatatatggtggtcaaTATTTCCTAAATGGAGCATAGCACGTCCACCATACCTAAGCGCCATCCTGGCCTCTTCAGGTCTTCCTGAGAAGCGCAGACCATTTGCGGCATGTGTTTCTAAGGCAACTAGTTCGTCGAATTTGCTGAGAAAATAGATTCCATTGcatagcatagccagcaatgcagttATCGCCCTTTCTGAAAGTGCAACATATTCACTGCCATCTCTACCTTCCAGCTTGGAGCCTTTGAGTAGCAATTGTGATCAACTTACATGTGCTGCGTCCATACAAAAGCACAGAGGGAACAGTAGCGCGGAaaaacctcaacttgatgttgtgtTGAGGCTtcaacatttccagattttagactcTGCTAATGCATCGGGTGGCATCAAGCTTGCGCCACCGTTTGCAAAACcagggctaccaaaatagagaaattgatcgacacccTCGATATTCTGCCCGCTAATGCAGATAGAAAGAATGcaatgacctgtcagactgagaaccttggttttgttggtactgATTTTCAGTCCGACCGTACTTGCCTCTGAATGACTCTCCGGGAAAGCAAAAAAATATCATCAATATAATTGATTCTTTTCGCTTATAACCTTGGCGGCGACAGCGATTTTGGCT is a window encoding:
- the LOC119653082 gene encoding ecotropic viral integration site 5 ortholog isoform X6; its protein translation is MTLTVSESDTNAVKTMEANCAETLPTSELDLLAKLEAANKLIESDAKSLNSLQSTHSRKNSDTSQISINSGNSICEEDIWGTWATILNDWEGNIKKKSSMVRDLVRRGIPHHFRPIVWQLLCGASDIDKKQYAEYIKATSACEKVIRRDIARTYPEHDFFKEKDGLGQEALFNVMKAYSLHDREVGYCQGSGFIVGLLLMQMPEEEAFAVLVQIMQQHRMRDMFKPSMAELGLCMYQLENLVQEQIPDLHMHFQLQSFQTSMYASSWFLTLYTTTLNLQLSCRIMDIFLSEGMEFIFKVALALLTIGKESLLSLDMEAMLKFFQKELPQRVENDIEGFFNLAFSMKINTKKMKKMEKEYADLRKKEQEEMVELRRLRSENRLLKKRNELLEAESAELADRLVRGQVSRAEEEETSYAIQSELLQLRRSYLEVSHQLENANEEVRALSLRLQENDISLDVNNSRQSSIDELCMKEEALKERDEMVSCLLEELVKVRQSLAESEDTIRNLKAKVEELEEDKKTLRETTPDNSVAHLQDELIASKLREAEASLSLKDLKQRVQELSTQWQRQLQEQKQDNAQASDSTPKKLLFWDTSKSNETQKLEEELMTTRIREMETLTELKELRLKVMELETQVQVSTNQLRRQDEENKRLKEEIEASSLREKELANKAREQQHRYSDLESRMKDELMNVKIKFTEQSQTVAELKQEISRLETKNSEMLAEGELRSNMDESDRVRDLQDRIEDLKAEFPTPITSPETEPWKWIS
- the LOC119653082 gene encoding ecotropic viral integration site 5 ortholog isoform X7; the encoded protein is MTLTVSESDTNAVKTMEANCAETLPTSELDLLAKLEAANKLIESDAKSLNSLQSTHSRKNSDTSQISINSGNSICEEDIWGTWATILNDWEGNIKKKSSMVRDLVRRGIPHHFRPIVWQLLCGASDIDKKQYAEYIKATSACEKVIRRDIARTYPEHDFFKEKDGLGQEALFNVMKAYSLHDREVGYCQGSGFIVGLLLMQMPEEEAFAVLVQIMQQHRMRDMFKPSMAELGLCMYQLENLVQEQIPDLHMHFQLQSFQTSMYASSWFLTLYTTTLNLQLSCRIMDIFLSEGMEFIFKVALALLTIGKESLLSLDMEAMLKFFQKELPQRVENDIEGFFNLAFSMKINTKKMKKMEKEYADLRKKEQEEMVELRRLRSENRLLKKRNELLEAESAELADRLVRGQVSRAEEEETSYAIQSELLQLRRSYLEVSHQLENANEEVRALSLRLQENNNSRQSSIDELCMKEEALKERDEMVSCLLEELVKVRQSLAESEDTIRNLKAKVEELEEDKKTLRETTPDNSVAHLQDELIASKLREAEASLSLKDLKQRVQELSTQWQRQLQEQKQDNAQASDSTPKKLLFWDTSKSNETQKLEEELMTTRIREMETLTELKELRLKVMELETQVQVSTNQLRRQDEENKRLKEEIEASSLREKELANKAREQQHRYSDLESRMKDELMNVKIKFTEQSQTVAELKQEISRLETKNSEMLAEGELRSNMDESDRVRDLQDRIEDLKAEFPTPITSPETEPWKWIS
- the LOC119653082 gene encoding ecotropic viral integration site 5 ortholog isoform X4 gives rise to the protein MTLTVSESDTNAVKTMEANCAETLPTSELDLLAKLEAANKLIESDAKSLNSLQSTHSRKNSDTSQISINSGNSICEEDIWGTWATILNDWEGNIKKKSSMVRDLVRRGIPHHFRPIVWQLLCGASDIDKKQYAEYIKATSACEKVIRRDIARTYPEHDFFKEKDGLGQEALFNVMKAYSLHDREVGYCQGSGFIVGLLLMQMPEEEAFAVLVQIMQQHRMRDMFKPSMAELGLCMYQLENLVQEQIPDLHMHFQLQSFQTSMYASSWFLTLYTTTLNLQLSCRIMDIFLSEGMEFIFKVALALLTIGKESLLSLDMEAMLKFFQKELPQRVENDIEGFFNLAFSMKINTKKMKKMEKEYADLRKKEQEEMVELRRLRSENRLLKKRNELLEAESAELADRLVRGQVSRAEEEETSYAIQSELLQLRRSYLEVSHQLENANEEVRALSLRLQENDISLDVVSVPNIKKNNSRQSSIDELCMKEEALKERDEMVSCLLEELVKVRQSLAESEDTIRNLKAKVEELEEDKKTLRETTPDNSVAHLQDELIASKLREAEASLSLKDLKQRVQELSTQWQRQLQEQKQDNAQASDSTPKKLLFWDTSKSNETQKLEEELMTTRIREMETLTELKELRLKVMELETQVQVSTNQLRRQDEENKRLKEEIEASSLREKELANKAREQQHRYSDLESRMKDELMNVKIKFTEQSQTVAELKQEISRLETKNSEMLAEGELRSNMDESDRVRDLQDRIEDLKAEISIHICTNSVTYLLAIIII
- the LOC119653082 gene encoding ecotropic viral integration site 5 ortholog isoform X5; translation: MTLTVSESDTNAVKTMEANCAETLPTSELDLLAKLEAANKLIESDAKSLNSLQSTHSRKNSDTSQISINSGNSICEEDIWGTWATILNDWEGNIKKKSSMVRDLVRRGIPHHFRPIVWQLLCGASDIDKKQYAEYIKATSACEKVIRRDIARTYPEHDFFKEKDGLGQEALFNVMKAYSLHDREVGYCQGSGFIVGLLLMQMPEEEAFAVLVQIMQQHRMRDMFKPSMAELGLCMYQLENLVQEQIPDLHMHFQLQSFQTSMYASSWFLTLYTTTLNLQLSCRIMDIFLSEGMEFIFKVALALLTIGKESLLSLDMEAMLKFFQKELPQRVENDIEGFFNLAFSMKINTKKMKKMEKEYADLRKKEQEEMVELRRLRSENRLLKKRNELLEAESAELADRLVRGQVSRAEEEETSYAIQSELLQLRRSYLEVSHQLENANEEVRALSLRLQENDISLDVVSVPNIKKNNSRQSSIDELCMKEEALKERDEMVSCLLEELVKVRQSLAESEDTIRNLKAKVEELEEDKKTLRETTPDNSVAHLQDELIASKLREAEASLSLKDLKQRVQELSTQWQRQLQEQKQDNAQASDSTPKKLLFWDTSKSNETQKLEEELMTTRIREMETLTELKELRLKVMELETQVQVSTNQLRRQDEENKRLKEEIEASSLREKELANKAREQQHRYSDLESRMKDELMNVKIKFTEQSQTVAELKQEISRLETKNSEMLAEGELRSNMDESDRVRDLQDRIEDLKAEFPTPITSPETEPWKWIS